attccaacTTTAAGCCATTCCTTTGTTCCCATATCTGATCATAGGCTGTTAGAAGCAGCCATGCCACCCTTTGAACAGCTTTGCTGCTTAGAAATGTGTTCCGCTTGATACCCTAGGTCATTGCTTTTAAGTCTAGTCTTCCACAAAGTCCTAGGACATGGATACAATGCAGCCAAGTGCTTTGTTAAGGTGTAACAAGGGTGACTTTTGCTCCAGTTCCCAACAAATTCCTCATCTCCATCTGAGACCTCACCAGCCTGGCCTTCACAGCCCATATTTCTATCAATATTTTGGTCACAACCACTTAACAAGTCTCTAAGGAGTTCCAAACTTTCCCTCATCTTCCTATCCTCTTCTGAGCCCTCCATACCCTTCCAGCCTCTGACtgttacccagttccaaagccacttccacattttcaggtatcttTATAGTAACACCCCACTCCTGGTAGTGATTttctgtctcagtccatttgtgctgctataaaggaaatacccaaggctaggtaatttaaaaagaaaagtggtttatttggctcaggttctgcagactgtacaggAAACATGGCACCATCATGTGCTTCTAGTGAGGGTTTCAGGGAGCTCCCAATCCAGATGGACAGCAAAGGGGGAGCAGTCATGTCAAGTGGTGAAAGCAGGAGcaagaggggaaggaggaggtaccaggctcttttaaacaaccagctctcacatgCACTAATAATGTGAGAACTCATGATCTCAGAGCAGGCACCAAGCCAtccatgagggatccacccccatgacccaaacacctcccaccaggccccacctccaacactggggatcaaatgtCAACATAAGATCTGGAGGGGCCAGACATCCAAACCATGTCGAGGGCTCTCCTTCTCTGGAGGGAAAGATGGGCCAAAGTGCCAACCACTCCATATGCCAGCCGAGTCTCATAATTTTGGGGCTCCCTCCTGCGATGCAGCTCTACCACATGTGCAGGTAAACATCTGGCTCTCATCACAGTGCGCCATGTGACTTACACAGGGGAAACTCTTAATTTCTACAACTTTTCCTCAAACCTTAGCATCTACATGACTATATCCCCAAACTCAGTTTTCACTCTACTACTAACAATAACCAATCATTATCTTTTCCTTGCTGTAGAGTTTTCTACTTCTGACATGAAGTACAGTAGCCGAAGAAATGAGGTAAGATTAATATTAGCATTTTTGGCTTAATAATTAAAACCAAAGAATTTTTGTTGTTAGAGACAAACTCAAACAATTCAGAACCAAATCCTCATTAAGTGTTACAGTTGATACTTGAACAACACAAGGGTTAAGGGCACTGACCCTGTGCAGtcgaaaatccatgtataacttttgattcccccaaaacttaaccagTGATAGCCCACTGTTGACCAGAGCCTTAcatataacataaacagttgactaacacatattttgtgttaTATGCATCATATACTGTACTCttgcaataaagtaagctagagaaaagagaatgttattaagaaaatctttttttttttttttttttttttttggtttgttgagacagagtctcactttgttgcctaggctagagtgagtgccgtggcgtcagcttagctcacagcaacctcagactcctcggcttaagcgatcctactgcctcagcctcccgagtagctgggactacaggcatgcgcccatgcccggctaattttttctatatagatttttagttgtccatataatgtctttctatttttagtagagacggggtctcgctcaggctggtctcgaactcctgaccttgagcgatccacccgcctcggcctcccagagtgctaggattacaggcgtgagccaccggcgcccggccaagaaaatcttaaggaagagaaaatgtatttactattcattaatcggaagtggatcatcatcaaagtcttcatcctcatcatcttcatgttgagtaggctgagaaggaagagaaagaggagtggCTGGTCTTGTCTCAGGGGTgtcaaaagtagaagaaaatccacatgtaagtggacctgtgcagttcaaacctgtgttggtCAATGGTCAACTGTGTATCTTGGAAAAATAACAACTCACATATAGTTTGTAGAGTAGCAAATCATTCCTGGGAAAATTATGCTTGCCACGTGCATTGCTTTGCTGAGGTGTTTCCTGTTCTCTACCtacacattttaatttgttttctttcaacgTATCTAGAAATTAGGTAATTCTGTTTTTCCAGTGGTGGAAAGATTTTCCTAGTTGTCTAATTTGTAAGCAAAGCTTCTGTAAAGATGCTTGCAATTCTTTcgttttctcagttttatttatcCTATGAGCCTTTGAAAAATACTTACATATTTTGCTTAGTGTTGTAAAAAGTAGTTTATTggcctaaaaaaaatttaatggctGTTACTGGTGAGATGGTTAAGCACGGGGTTGGGGgcggagggtggggtggggaggaatctGTCTTTATTTCCTAAGTTATTTTTGAGAAATGGGGAAAATCATCTTGACAATAAAATGGGGAATTGCCCGGCATCTCATCTACTTTTAATGCCTACGTTTCTGGTGGcagcttccttttccttccttcttacacCTAGATAGcaatagaatgaaaattaaacatatacctCTCAATTATCACCCATGATCCATGCCTATAAATATTCTGATATAATTAGGTAATAAATCTGTATTCACCAGAAAAGGCCACattgaaaagaaacaagaagttAAGGTACTTACAGCTTAATGACCACAAAgctaaatattatatttacattgGGTTATACTGACCTCTAGAGGTTGATAATAAAAACTCCAGGGTTGCTGATTTTCAAATGTGAGGTGTGCAATTTATAAGCCACCCTTAACAATTCAGCAAAATAATGATGAGTAATTGTGTTCCAGATACAAATTCTGAGTTAGTCAATAATTGAATGATGATTGTTAAAGTATATGTAACAGCAATTTTAAACTGCTCAGTGGGATTTCAAAAATCTTAATTCTAtggaaagtaaaaggaaaagagaagagaaaatgtttcttatcttaaatttttaacatttacatcatagagccttcatttaaaaatgtataacgATTCATCTTTACATCTATAGTAATTTTGGTTTCTTGAAGTATTGTTTTACCTTGGTTCCAAAAAACTACTGGGAAagagattttagttttaaaaattgtgatctCCAGAATTGTTTTGTACATTAAAGGGTTTCCTTAAGAGAATTAGAACCTGCAGGGCAAGTAATGTGGATTAGAATCTCTTCAGATTACTTTAAAACagttaacatatttatatatgtttctaCATTCatagctttttctctttttccttttagttccCTCTGCCACCATTGTCACTGTTGCCCATGCGAGCTGGTGACCTTACCGTCCCCCAAAATCACAAGGttccaaaagagagagaaagaactatTCCAAGCCTCACATCCTTCAGACCTAAGCTCTCAGAAGCTGTCAGTCAATCGGATCAGTTTAGTCCATCAAACAAGCAGCAGGAGGCCCCATTCAAGGTGTTGATGGATCAGACTCTCAGGTCTTCTGATAGCTCCATTTGGTCAAGAAACATGTGCTCTTTCCGGAAGGCTAATCATCACAGACACTCCCTGGAGATGGAGGAGAACTGGAAATCCAAGGAAATAGAAGGATGTGACAAGATTGAAATCTCTCACTTTGAAAAGGGGCAATCTTTGGtgtcttttaagaattttaaggaTGGCACTATTCCTGCAGATAGGGAAGAGGATATTGACAGCCATGGTAGTAAAAcaagaagagcagaagagaactCTCAATATCTTTCACCAAGAGAGAAAGTGAGTTCAGTAGCCAGAAACCATGAACAAGATCCAGAAATTGTATGTACCTTTCCAAGCAAGCTCCAAGAAGCCCAGTATTCGGAAATAACTCCAAGCCAGGATGACgagataagaaataataaagctgATTCAAAAAGTGCTTCATTACATAAAGAGGAAGCAACTGAACCAAACAATGTTTTAGAAGAGTTTATTGTTCTTAAAAGCTTGTCCAGTGTAGTCTTTGATGACCCCACTGAAAAGCTTCCAGGAGGTCAGAGCAGCATGGagacaaacataaaaatatcagtACCAGAAGTGGCCAAACCAGAAATGAATGGGCTGGTGCCTCTTATCCACATTACTTTCCCTGCAGATGGAACCCCCAAGGAACCGGCTATAGCCAAACCAAGCCTCCgaaaaagaaagggaatggtGCACAACAGCCATAGTGTCAACATATTTGTGCACCAAGAACAGGACAAGCATAAGATAAATGCCCACAGAAATAAATTGGATTCAAAGACCAAGACAAGTAACAAGACACCTCAGAATTTCATGATTTCTACTGAAGCTTCCATTAAGCCTCCCATGCATAAAGCCAGCATAAAAACTCAAATTTTCCCTGCTTTGGGGCTTGGTGAGCCCAAGCCTCAACAATCACCAAAGTTTCAAAGAAGAATAGCACAGATAGAAAAGAAGCAATCAGCTTACCGGACTCAGAAACCTAAAAAGCAGTCATTTCCTTGCATCTGTAAAAATCCAGGAACAAAAAAGTCATATGTTCCTCTCTCTGTTCAACCAACAGAGCCGAGACTAAATTATCTAGATCTTAAATATAGTGACATGTTCAAAGAAATCAATTCAACTGCTAATGGACCTGGAATCTATGAAATGTTTGGGACCCCTGTTTATTGTCACATACGAGAAGCTGAACGACATGAAAACAAGTATTACCGAGAGATATGCTCAGCTCCATCGGGCAGATGTATCACCAATAAAGGTCGATCTTCACACAGTGAGCGGAGCAGCAATAGCAGAACTAGACGTTCTCAGAAAAGACCACATATTAAACCCCCAAAGTCTTCACTTGGCATTAAACAAGAGCACAAAGGCTTACTCTCTAAAGAAAAGGGCTGCAAGGCTGTAGGTAGCAACCTACATGACATTGAAAATGGTGATATTTCAGAACCAGACTGGAAGATAAAGTCTTCAGGAAATGACTTTCTATCATCCAAAGGCGAAGTTCATCCCATGAACTTGGCTCAGACTCCTGAACAGTCCACTGAACAGAACAAATTCCTTCCAGTCTCAGACTTATCCATTGTTGAAGAAGTTTCTATGGAAGAGTCTACTGATGAAGGAGACATTTCTAACCATCAGATACTCTCCATTTCTAACCATCAGATACTCTCCACGAGCCTCAGAGATCTGCAAGAACTTGAAGAGCTACATCCCCAGACCCTATTTGTCCCTTCAGAAGACAGCTGGGCAGTGCCCAGTGAGAAGAGTTCTAATAAGAATGTACTCCAAGCAAAGCAGAATACAACATCTTTAGGCGAAATAAATGACAGTCAAATTTTAACTAATGATCTAGAGTTTGACAGTATTTCAGATGAGCCTAAAACACTTATGAGTTTCTCTTTTCAAGAGAAACAAGAAAGTGCATCTTCCCAGACATATCAACATTGGGGACAGTCTTTGGATCATGAtagtttggaaaataaatcaatcatGTATGAAACATTTGGAAAAACTTTAAATTATGCAAATTTGATTTCCCAAGAAATTCTGGAGTCCTTAAAGAATGAAGAATTGACAGATGAACTATTAGGTTGTCTAGCTGCAGAATTATTAGCTCTTGACGAGAAAGACAACAATTCTTGCCAAATAATGGCAAATGAAACAGATCCTGAAAACCTAAATCTTGTTCTTGGTAGGAGAGGAAATACCACAAAAGAATTGGGCAGAGACACAACAAATGTCAAAATACAGGTTGGTATAATTAGAATCAGATTGATTCATTGGGAAGGGAAGGACCTCAGAGACAATCTGAttcaaactcttttctttttccttttcttttcttttctagtctcactctgtcacccaggctggagtgcagtggcatgatcatagctcactgtcaccttgaacatctgggctcaagcaatcctcttgcctcagcctcctgggtagttgagactataggcatgggccaaccatgcccagctaatttttttttttttttttgagacaggatctcactatgttgcccaggctagtcttcaactcctggcctcaagtgaccctcttgcttctgcctcccaaagtactgggattacaggtgtgagccactgagcctggccaaaATCCcttattttcaaatgaggaaTTATAAACcttaaacaattaaatattatagTTTCTTAAAGGTCTCATTGTTTGATCACAAGGTTGGACTCCATGTCCCTTGACTCCCTGGCTAGGATGCTGTCATTATGTTGCCTTACTTCTGGAATTTAGCTAGCTTGGCACGGCAATGAAATCCCTTTGGATACGTTAATATAGCAAACTTATTTAAATAGGTCAGCATTTTATTCATTGATGACATTTTCAATCAACAGCAGATAATTTTCAGCCATCAGCAGAGAGATAATTATAGGCAAAGCATTTTGCTCTAGGTGGTGTATATCTCAGAAAGAAATGAACACGGCTCCTAAAGGAGCTCACTATTCCATTCATCTGAAGACATGAAATGTTCATTTCTCAGAGTCCCCGCACCTGAGCACTTGCTCTCAGATGTAGGAACATAGTGGTATACAAGACTCAGCCATTGCTCTTAAGAAAGCATAAGCAAAAGTCCTGGAAAAAATTTTTGCTTGGcatgggagtgggagtggggtgaGGAAGAAGAATATCAACAGAtggttgggttttgtttgttttaattttcactgaAGTACATGAGCCTCCTGTTCTcaaattttaaagacagaaacaGTAGGTTAAGCTAAAGtgttatttattgaacactaacTCAGGTTATATCACACTATGTTCGCACTATATCAGGATCAGGAATAATTGCTTTAAATAGTTGATCAGAAGAACACATCAGGTAAATAATCATACTAGAGCTAGGTTTATCAAGAACTTACCACATATGAGTGGGACACATGTGTTCTCTCCTTTTATGCTTCATAATAGCTCTATAAGTACTATGAGTACTAATGtgtccccattttgtagatgaggaaactgaggctcagaaaatcaTCCAGCTAGTGAGTGATGTGGTCAGGCATTCTGACTCCAGCCCCACACCCTTAACCACTATCCAGTGGGAATATATCTTGTCCTAAAAGGCTAGCTCCTCCCTCAGGCTGAACTGGGTCTCTGCTGGGGGGTGGATAGTGATTTGGAGACGCTCGATTGGAAATGGGGCACTGTGTGTGCACACCTGTGCATCTAAGGTGGGCCTGCCACTCTGCCATTTCAATTTGAAGAACTCACAAGTCAGTAAATATAATCAGCCCCTCACTCCACCCTGCAGTTGTGGAGTCAAAAACTGACCTTTTGTGACCTTTGCTTTTCCAAGCAGTCCTTAAATTTCAGTTTGGATAGAAACATGAGAGGATGAGTAGGAAGAACCCCAATGGCCCTTTGGAGGTACATGGACACTTGTGAGGAAGGTGACCCTGCAGGATGTCTTGTTCCTAGAGGGCCTTCACCGTGCCTCCGCATCACcatcattattcatttttaagattactAGTGAAGGAGATCAACAGGAGGCATTTTGGGTCTTGCTCAACCAATTGGAAAAAGTGGTCTAAGTTCTGCAAAGAGACACTTGTTTCCTGACCTCTAAGGCAGTGCCTCTCCCAGTTCACTGTGAACACAACTCTCTCAGGGATCCAGCGTGTCTGGGTTGGAGGTTCTGCAGGTCTAACAAGTGTCCAGGCGATGCTGGTGCAGCTGCTCTGCAGACTCTTCTCGGAGCAGCAAGGATCTTCAGGACCGTGGGCCTTCAGTCCATTGCGGATGTTCTTGACCATCACAGTTGTTTGTGATGGGTGTGTGGGggtaggtgtgtgtgtgagagagagggagagaggggagagagggagaaagagaatatCTGCATGCGTATTTGTGATGTGTGTCGTGTGTTATGTGTAAATGTGTACATTTgtttgcatatgtatgtatataagtgGAAACATGTATGCTTATGTATGTATGggaaacaaaacacagacaaaGGCTGCTTATTCAGTTTGCAAGGCAGTCAGCCACCACCATGTGCATTTTGGCAGAGACTCATAGATAGGCAGAGGAGCAGTAAAACTTCAcagtggaaaaaaggaaaggtttCAGGGGTACTCTAACTGGAGGCTGTTGGCGTAGGGAAGCTGTAGGTGGCTAACTAGAAATGGGGCATTCTCTTGGATTGGTAAGGGGTGCACATTTGGTTTTTTCTAATTGGAACTACATTAGAAGTAGGGACAAAAACCAGAGAAACTGTCAGTTGGTAATGAAACCTGCTATTTGGGGCTGGTTGTTCCACGGGTTATTGTTTGCTAGAGATACTAACTAGTCTGACTTTCTATACGTCTGCCTTGAAGATGGTAAATTGGCTTCCTTGGCTGGTTGCTGTAGATAATGGGTTGATTTCCTGGGCTGGTTGCTACAGATTATAGGTCAgagttttatgtttatatatgatCTGGCCATTGTGGGTTTGTATATTACCTCTTGGTATTATGTATGTGTCTTTGtgatgtatatgtgtgcatgtgtgtttatagGTTGCATATCATTTAcatttatgtgtatgtacatttGTGTGAATGCATATATGGCTATGTGTGCACGagtatgtgtctctgtgtgtatgtgtccgCTATGGGTATGTTTCTCTTTCTGAACTTGTCTATGTGTTTAGGAGCAAGGTGACCAGGATAATGGGAATTTTGAAGAGAGAATTGAGGGTAGAGGCCAGAGGAGACAGCACACACCGACATATTCTCTCATGAGAGAAACCTTGGGAAAGGTCATTCTTAGAAGACAGTGGTTGGTAGCCTGCAAGCCTAAGACCTCCTTCTATAAAACATACAGAGCAAAATGTGACTTAAAATGTATACAATCAACAAGGCTGAAGTATACAACTAAGATATACTACTCGGTCATTTTAGGGAAAT
The nucleotide sequence above comes from Eulemur rufifrons isolate Redbay chromosome 1, OSU_ERuf_1, whole genome shotgun sequence. Encoded proteins:
- the MAP3K19 gene encoding mitogen-activated protein kinase kinase kinase 19 isoform X1, which translates into the protein MSSMPKPERHEESLLDICHDTNSSPTDTTTVTKTQNILLQSISSGEEFDQDDDCGHSKPVSEEGHPGGDRQHWQPRTEGVEIIVTIPKDVSHPEEMNQEDLKENNQTTSLYQEWAAAAHSVSLPRDVEIVDLRTKTLTTKPLLLKNEESSKELLDMNLGFLLPRPCLEPNLSKSVTREDASHFLKGQQGKSEEFSTSDMKYSSRRNEFPLPPLSLLPMRAGDLTVPQNHKVPKERERTIPSLTSFRPKLSEAVSQSDQFSPSNKQQEAPFKVLMDQTLRSSDSSIWSRNMCSFRKANHHRHSLEMEENWKSKEIEGCDKIEISHFEKGQSLVSFKNFKDGTIPADREEDIDSHGSKTRRAEENSQYLSPREKVSSVARNHEQDPEIVCTFPSKLQEAQYSEITPSQDDEIRNNKADSKSASLHKEEATEPNNVLEEFIVLKSLSSVVFDDPTEKLPGGQSSMETNIKISVPEVAKPEMNGLVPLIHITFPADGTPKEPAIAKPSLRKRKGMVHNSHSVNIFVHQEQDKHKINAHRNKLDSKTKTSNKTPQNFMISTEASIKPPMHKASIKTQIFPALGLGEPKPQQSPKFQRRIAQIEKKQSAYRTQKPKKQSFPCICKNPGTKKSYVPLSVQPTEPRLNYLDLKYSDMFKEINSTANGPGIYEMFGTPVYCHIREAERHENKYYREICSAPSGRCITNKGRSSHSERSSNSRTRRSQKRPHIKPPKSSLGIKQEHKGLLSKEKGCKAVGSNLHDIENGDISEPDWKIKSSGNDFLSSKGEVHPMNLAQTPEQSTEQNKFLPVSDLSIVEEVSMEESTDEGDISNHQILSISNHQILSTSLRDLQELEELHPQTLFVPSEDSWAVPSEKSSNKNVLQAKQNTTSLGEINDSQILTNDLEFDSISDEPKTLMSFSFQEKQESASSQTYQHWGQSLDHDSLENKSIMYETFGKTLNYANLISQEILESLKNEELTDELLGCLAAELLALDEKDNNSCQIMANETDPENLNLVLGRRGNTTKELGRDTTNVKIQGNSNGFRIYDREEKFLNSKEKKMFSENSLKYEEPILWTKGDILGKGAYGTVYCGLTSQGQLIAVKQVALDTSDKLATEKEYRKLQEEVDLLKALKHVNIVAYLGTCLEENIVSIFMEFVPGGSISSIINRFGPLPEMVFCKYTEQILQGVAYLHENCVVHRDIKGNNVMLMPTGIIKLIDFGCAKRLAWAGLNGTHSDMLKSMHGTPYWMAPEVINESGYGRKSDIWSIGCTVFEMATGKPPLASMGRMAAMFYIGAHRGLMPPLPDHFSKDAADFVRVCLTRDQHERPSALQLLQHSFLKRGH
- the MAP3K19 gene encoding mitogen-activated protein kinase kinase kinase 19 isoform X2, whose amino-acid sequence is MSSMPKPERHEESLLDICHDTNSSPTDTTTVTKTQNILLQSISSGEEFDQDDDCGHSKPVSEEGHPGGDRQHWQPRTEEFSTSDMKYSSRRNEFPLPPLSLLPMRAGDLTVPQNHKVPKERERTIPSLTSFRPKLSEAVSQSDQFSPSNKQQEAPFKVLMDQTLRSSDSSIWSRNMCSFRKANHHRHSLEMEENWKSKEIEGCDKIEISHFEKGQSLVSFKNFKDGTIPADREEDIDSHGSKTRRAEENSQYLSPREKVSSVARNHEQDPEIVCTFPSKLQEAQYSEITPSQDDEIRNNKADSKSASLHKEEATEPNNVLEEFIVLKSLSSVVFDDPTEKLPGGQSSMETNIKISVPEVAKPEMNGLVPLIHITFPADGTPKEPAIAKPSLRKRKGMVHNSHSVNIFVHQEQDKHKINAHRNKLDSKTKTSNKTPQNFMISTEASIKPPMHKASIKTQIFPALGLGEPKPQQSPKFQRRIAQIEKKQSAYRTQKPKKQSFPCICKNPGTKKSYVPLSVQPTEPRLNYLDLKYSDMFKEINSTANGPGIYEMFGTPVYCHIREAERHENKYYREICSAPSGRCITNKGRSSHSERSSNSRTRRSQKRPHIKPPKSSLGIKQEHKGLLSKEKGCKAVGSNLHDIENGDISEPDWKIKSSGNDFLSSKGEVHPMNLAQTPEQSTEQNKFLPVSDLSIVEEVSMEESTDEGDISNHQILSISNHQILSTSLRDLQELEELHPQTLFVPSEDSWAVPSEKSSNKNVLQAKQNTTSLGEINDSQILTNDLEFDSISDEPKTLMSFSFQEKQESASSQTYQHWGQSLDHDSLENKSIMYETFGKTLNYANLISQEILESLKNEELTDELLGCLAAELLALDEKDNNSCQIMANETDPENLNLVLGRRGNTTKELGRDTTNVKIQGNSNGFRIYDREEKFLNSKEKKMFSENSLKYEEPILWTKGDILGKGAYGTVYCGLTSQGQLIAVKQVALDTSDKLATEKEYRKLQEEVDLLKALKHVNIVAYLGTCLEENIVSIFMEFVPGGSISSIINRFGPLPEMVFCKYTEQILQGVAYLHENCVVHRDIKGNNVMLMPTGIIKLIDFGCAKRLAWAGLNGTHSDMLKSMHGTPYWMAPEVINESGYGRKSDIWSIGCTVFEMATGKPPLASMGRMAAMFYIGAHRGLMPPLPDHFSKDAADFVRVCLTRDQHERPSALQLLQHSFLKRGH